The genome window TACACGCAAAAACAATGCAAACGGTTCAGACCAAGCaatcagaaaatacacaaaccctaactcaAAGCCGtcagaaaaacccctcaaaaacccctccaaacaacaacaaagtaccaacattcaacaacaattgCAAACGACTCGTCCAAAACAATGCCCAAGCAAGCCAGAAAGCAAGTGTAAAGAACCAGCAAACGCAACCAAAGGAACGGCAGTAGCAAAGAGATACGTACCAAATACAGCACCGAAGAAGAAGAACGGGTACCGCCTTGATACAAAATCACCAGCAGCAAACCAACAAAGTCGCGATACAAAAGCACTGGTACAAAAGAGCTTtcggagttttttttttctcagaaaaGCAAAGGGCGTAGAAAAAGCAGTAAGAAGAAAGActctcaagagaatgcagtaggaaaaaatacaaaaagaggtacagtaccctatttatagcaggacagcccctcggaaagccaaaccaacagccatgttatcattgaaacgacatattgtcTGGGGATACGcagggtcggcggctcgtcataaaagcctttttggcttccgcacccccactcgccacgtggcccagtcagatGAAGGGACTTCTTCAGTTTTcaaaagccagttatttttaacccgcccattttttgggcaaaataggcaagttaaaaaggggggcaatgtagggacccctccccttgggaaacacgtggcacgcagctcatagtgacgcgtggcacgtgttatcagccggaccatcattatccggattcccctaaggatatgcatggtgtagacatcctatccggaccgcctcaaggaaaggcaaacgacgtttcatcttctcctatccaaggaagagcaaacgacgctggcagagcgtacacatccggatagtctccacaacacatccggatagtcagcatgagccatccggatataaatcttctggatggtcaattaaagtaaagcgagtcttacacgcaatcacaacaagcagccatggcccacatcccatcacctgcagaatgagaagacaagaggaagtgacagcaagtcacttcccacgatcattctgcataatcgcttcccacgatctctgacggccgcatcacctaccatagtctctgacagccattcataggatgatagtgctcctactaacacctattgtcatcatcacaacagaaaagatctcctcaccattaatgagaggaacagtacccctgaagctggatatatataccttcgcacgaagaagaaaagggatctcctggtaacctcttgatacctagaaaaaggccaactgatttatatatctctttctcaccatggctaataaaaccatcggagggtgcgtccggacaccctgtccggatgccttttgcaggtgcaaccactgaatcaagaaccccttgtgtgttgagaatcacgtgtccatccatataacagcaacgtggaccatcggatacgcgaggcgacaacacCGTGTACTCGAGAAAACGAACGACTCCCCTGTACACGAAAACTTACTATTCATATTCATGAGAGCACTGGAGGTCTTATTCAAATACAAAACGAAAAGGAATATTTTCTATTATGGGCATATCTTTCTTGGACGTGACAGGTTTCCATCTTAGAAAAGTATAAAAGCAAAACTACTATTCCAGTAGGGCAACTTTTTCACCAAACCAGGGTGCAAGGAGAATGAGAAGACGGCGGCACAGGAGCTCTCTCATGGCAAACCCATATTTGATGAACAGGGGTCCTTGCAATTGGCTCCACACCATTCAAAGGTCTTGAAGATACAAAAGGTATGATGGGGAGGATCAACAACTTTTGCTTTTTTCTGAAAGGGACATGGTATATTACGTACGAAGGATATCCCGGTGTAGTAAGTCCAGAGACGGAGAAGTAATGAATAACAATGATAAAGTACGtgtatttttataagaaaaattaaaatggttGAAGGATGTTACAGCAAGATCCAAGGAAAAGCAAACTTTAGTTTGTTTTGTCCAATAGCAACAAATTCCAGATTCTTCAGATTGAATCCACTGGCTGGTGGTGCCCACAATCAGGAATGTGACTCAAACCGAAACCAATGGCCATTAAATTAAATAggaaacaatataaaaatacataaaggtGTGGTGGTCTACCTTCTACCTAAAACCGaaaggttcatatatatatatatatatatatgtatgtatatatacacATCAGACAACGCGTCAATACTCTCATCTCGCCCTTAGTTTGTAGGGTTATTTGGTTAATATATTTGCAAATATGAGGGTTATTTCTTATAACCAAATAACCCTAGATTTTGTAAGGGATCAAGGTGCACCCAACTTCCCGCTCAGCACAGTTGTTACTTATCATACAGTTTATGTATGAAATAAGAACCGGAACCATTGTTATTTACCTTTAATTAGTCACCATGCATCACaatcttaggtggtgtttatttttttacttaattctaaatagaaccttaatacttaatagtgttaaatattaggttgtttgtttttatagtattttatttttattaagtattaaaaagtaaaaaaaatcaatatgttattttttctatttataaaaaactacatattttggttttttctatttagtaaaaagtttataataaatcatgaaaaaatagaaaaacaaacaacctaaattttaaaactaaattgcttttaacaaaaagtcaaaaaaacaaacaccaccaaaatatgtagttttttctaaatagaaaaaataacatattgattttttttactttttaatacttaattgaaataaaatactacaaaaacaaacaacttaatatttaacattattaagcattaaggtctatttagaattaagtaaaaaaacaaacaccaccttagtctaGTTCAATGaccatttttgaaaacaattccaaaaatagtttttaagaacaatgttttaaaattattttttaatattgtataaggaaaaaaaattgtttgagaatTTCAAATggttttaacttattttcaatgtttttaaatatattttaaaataatttttatacctactattttattttttattatttttattatttatataattattttttaaataattttagaaaataatttaaaaaatgttataataaaacattcaattttctgttttcaagaaaacaaaaaatagtgtTTTGGTtgtgaaatttatttatctatttttttttctagagaatAAGAacatgttcttgaaaacaatttccaaaaaaCGTCTTActacccttttttcttttttcttttttcttttttattactcTTTTATGCTCACATGCTCCAGAATACTTTGTtatgcttatttttaaaatattgtttttgagttaatttttttttctttttactattttaaaaaattaagagtgttggataaattgttttttaaaatatttttaaaaaaataaataacaaaaagctTGTTtggataattgtttttaaaaataatttttctattttgattttgtaaaaatattgtaaattcaatttatataatattaattaaatttaatccaaatttactaataaattatattttttataaaaatatattattttagtatctgttataaaaatatggatattaacatctacataaaatcatatgcttatttgatttaaaatagattttaaaataaataaaatttaacctttttaatatgtaaaagaatcatatttttctttacatgtACACATCTAATAGTCAATTATGGGCATAGTATTTTAAaatgctttgatttaatatgcaattaaatgaataagttttttaaatcttaaattatttttaaaaatcattaaattcactAATAAATTCAATAGAAACTGTCATATGATTTGGGGATCATTTCTCACATATaattatatgtataaaaaaaataatagagttATTATGCATtgatttttatcaataaatttataacattaattgagttatttcaaattatttttaaaaattattaaacttgttaataaatctaatacattaagtcttatttagttaatgaaaaattttgaaaaaatatatttctattttatgttaatttttgtCTATAAACTTCTTGTATTAATTGGATCACTATTtaaatttaacattatttttaaaaaccactaaactctttaatgaatccaacatattaatttttgtttgatttagactttatttatgaaaaaaaattacaaaaatatgattatatacaaacaaaaaactaattaagtcatttaaaataaattttggtctcTAACCCTCTTAACGTTTGATTTTCTAATATTAACTaaattagtttttcaatttcaaattatttttataaattaataaattttatggatCAAGTATAATTtcatttgtaatttatttactcaatgaaatattttagaacagttaaagaaaattacaaaaaagaagaagatgtgtaactcaaaataatattatgtttgaagattttaggTTTCAATATTGAGTCAAATAAGAAGAAATATATCATGctcaatttaatttctattttatatttttaaatttgttcaaaattttcttttatttttacaaatgatgaaaaacaattaCTATTTGTAAAAACCAAGAGCTTGATtgacataattattttttatgtttgtataactttttttaaaaataattaaaaaatattctctaaaaacacttcattttttgtttttaagaatagaaaataaaaaataatttttttattatcaaacatgttttcctgttttagaaaacaaaattttgttctcAATCGCCAAACAGGTAAactttatttcacattttaaaaaaaaactggaatgttaaaaacaatttttcatttcTGAAAACTGCGAATGGGTTTTAGATCATATCTGAAACAGACTCTAATTTCTGTGACGTTACTGCGGGTTGCGCACGAATATCATGGCATATATCCCTacattcataaattttcaaaaccgaTGGGAGTTCCCTTGTCCGtggtcctctctctctctctctctgcttGATTTTCTTGGCTCTTTTATATCAATACTGTTCAACAGTTTatccaaattaattattttctaacatTCTTTCTGTTAGGCTTgccaataaaaattaattatataaagttaagaaattaaatatttatatatattttgtgagAAAATTAATGTTAACATGGCTGTGTAGGTATGTAGATCCTTCGATCCTGTTCACCAAATGCACCTTTTGTTAATTTCCCACCTTGGAAGGGAATCATATCACATAAATCTATTGTTTAAAATCATGccacataaattattttttagaaaaaaaaaaaaaaaaaaaaaaaggaattcatCTAATAATAGGTCACAGTGAATTTGAATGTTTATCATGGAAGCCTTAAGTTGCTAACTTtgattacttatttattattccAATTAGATTAATAAATTTCCTTCAATTTTATGGAAGTTGGGTGGTTCCCCATTTCACGTAGGCCAAATGGGGCGGATCGACCCGTGAGTTTCTAACTTCACCGCACTTACATTCCTTATTCAATTGGCACAAAGTAATCATCAGTGCCAAAGTAGCGGTCACCAAACTCCCCCAACCCTGGTATGACTCGAAACTCCTCATTTAATTTAGCATCAATCTCCGACGTCACAATTTTCAGAGATGGGAACCTATTGCATACGCACTGTATTCCCTCTGGAGCCTACGATTAGCATGGAAACACTAAATATCAGTATTTGGTTCCCAAAGAGTGAAAAATATATTGAGAACAATGATTTTCCATTCTTACTAACGGAACAATCAGGAACAGGCATTGGATTTAAAACTCACAGAGATAAGATTAAGGAATATTATGGAGGATTCCGGAACCCCCTTCTTTATAAGAAGTTCGATTGCCTGGTTTGCGGAGTTGCCTGCAAGGGGCATCATCCAATGTGAATCAATTTGTAAGCAAAAAACATGAACATGAGTGACTTCCTACAAGAGAATAAGTATTAAGAAATGAATGACAAGTaatacataattaaaataaataaataaataaagacccACCAGTAGCAAGAACTGGGTCCAGGAGGAGGACATGCCGTTCTGAAATATCTTTGGGAAGCTTCTCATATATAAGCTGCTTGGAGGCAGAGACAGAAAATGTAAAGTGTGAAGAACTGCATACATAAGAAAACCCTATAACATCTACATATCAATTCTAGTAGATATACTACCTGTTTCCCGTTATCACCGTCACGGTGAATGAGGATTTTCCCTATTTTTATTCCTTTGCAACATGCCCGCAATGCATTTTCCATGCTTTCACCGCTGCAACAGTACAAATCAATTGACGCATGAATAGATATTAAGTCCGATATTATATCTTGTGTgtcagaaaaataataaaacttacCAAAAAGGAAAACCTCATTCCAGGCTCACCTTCGGATAATGGATACTCCACACAGTTTCTTGCAAAATTCAACTCCAGTATATACTGATCCTGGAGTGGGACGACAACACATTCAAAGATTCACGGCAGATATttgatagttagcaatatgacaTTAATGCAAACTACTGAAGCTGGTTAGCACATTCTAGgacaaaaataaggaaaaaacaatttttcatatgTTTCCAAAGTTGCAGGCCTAGTGCAAGGCCGACCCGGTGCCCAAGTTATATGATGAGTAAGAATTGTGTCTGTCATTTTTCCTTAAACATGTACCTGTTGGAGTGAACACTTGCTTCTCGAGGAATGGCAAGTAGCCAAGGCCATGCTCCACAACCTGAAAAGTCAATGGTTCAAGTGATTTTAGAAACAAAGAGATATAGATCCACTTATCTTATGGATAATAAGCTTGAAGCCAGAATGTACCAGGCGTATCAGCCGGTctgaataaaaaacaaaatcatgttTCGATATTTCTCTGTCACGAATCAGAGTATGCATACCCCTTATCTGCAAGAAAGGACTAAACATTAGAGAGGAACAATAAACACCTCTTTCCTCTTCCTTCACCCTCTGTGGAATTCATTATTAAAGCATCTATACCTCTGACAATGATCGATGCAGAGTTTTTTCAGAAAACAAAAGGTTGAAAGTTTAATGTTGACACGAACAAAAGGAGAAATCTAATTCTCTTCATATAACGGTATAGATAAAACAGAAATCATGATATGCTTATATCAATAGTTGAAAAGAAGATAATAGGAATGCAAATTGTTAAGtgctttaggctatgtttggttcttgaaaagtttgaaggaaaacaaataggagaaaaaatagaagaaaagaaaaatgtaagaaaaacttATAAAACTGCTCTGTGAAAAGTAAGGGTTATCTCCGTTTTTTCCCTTGGTAtcttttctccttatcttttttttcatcttatCCAAACATTaatcattttccttgatttttttttcaatccatGTTCACATGCATCTGGACTGTTCAGCTTGTGCATGAGAAGCCAACTCACAGAGTAATATCTACCCGTGTACGCAACTTCTTATATTCATAAAGTCTTTAACCTTATCCCAGAATTAAGCTTGTTTCCTTTAACTGGTCATCTAttttatgtgtgtgtgtgtgtgtgtacgGCCTAGATTACTGATAAATATGGTTTCAGGTAGCAATTGATTGTATGGAGCCGCCATTTGCACTCTACTACTGAAGCATGAGTTCATTTACTTTATGCAAAGGTGAAGAATAAGAGAAGATTATGACGAATACCTGGAATGTAGAGTGAATAACATTCACATTAGGATATATTTTGCAGAGATCATGCTGGCCAAGCTTTGTGCGGATATGTTGCACAATCAAATCAATTGCAACATGATTCTCACCACCCCGAGGTATGATAACATCAGCAAACTTCTTTGATGgaagaataaaattatcaaaagcaGGCTTGACGAATTTCGCATACTGTAAACTCAATGAAATACAAAGTAGTGTCATTCCATATCGTGTAATTGAAATAAGGACAGGCATAAGACATCAAACAACTATACAGTTTAGGAAATTTTCTAAACCCAATCGCCACATGCCTCatatgaaagaaaaggaaaaggaaaaagagttcTTGAAAATTGATCCACATCATTGTAGAAATGCAAATGGCATTTTCCAGATCTCTTGCAGACTATGGTTTCCACAAATACCTCGATGAAATGAAGAATGAGGAGATTTCTAAGttgaatcaaattaaaagaGCAATATTAACATAGTCTGAAAATTACACCTGAATGAAAAATATGGCAGGAAGCTCAGCATTTCACCTCTAGGTAAATCTatgctttttctttcttttttttcctcttccttttttccttttcattattttccattttggttGACTACATGTCTGAAAATCTTAGTGTTACATTTTCATATTCCAAATTCATCTCTTACATGGTCTGCAGAAAGCCCCATCCTGgttacaaatatttatttagccttacattttttaaatgaaaaattaaatttgctaCTGCATTCCTAGTGTATGGAAACCACATAGTTACATGTCCCACATAAATATAGTTGTCCTCATGCCACACATTCAGGTTATGGAAAGCCTAGTATCATGCCACAGATTCAGGTTATGGAAGGCCTAGCATCATGCCACATATTCAGGTTATGGAACCCCCTTCAGCCAGTGCTATCTTATTCATCACTTGCTCCACAGAGAACAACCCATGGAAGATAAAACTTGATACCACAACACAAGtccatcatcttcatcatccaACCATTGTCAACCCATGGAAGACAAACATGATATCGTAAGCACTAGTGCCTCATCTATCAGGCTCTGTATTATTTACTGACACATATGAAGTTTTCGCTTGCAAAGCCTGCCACACTTTATTGATTTCTCCTCCAATGTTTTCAGCCCTTGATCTTTCAATTAGCAaatatcttcattttttattatttttatttgaaccCACAACATCCCCACCCCAACTCTTTGCCACTTGAGGCAGACTGGTAGCACTCCTTATGTATGAAGTAACTATTTCAAAACATCTTAAGGTCATCAGTTTGCTAATGTGCATACATGCAGTTATAGAAATAAAAGTGTCTTGCCTGTTCAAGAACAGA of Vitis vinifera cultivar Pinot Noir 40024 chromosome 17, ASM3070453v1 contains these proteins:
- the LOC100257659 gene encoding uridine/cytidine kinase UKL1, chloroplastic, with the protein product MYNAMETPSGAHFYGLRPDGLLSSSASSPRSPSSSLSVPSGDHSLPKQPFVIGVTGGTASGKTTVCDMIIQQLHDHRVVLVNQDSFYRGLTAKELEDVHKYNFDHPDAFDTEQLLDCIHKLKSGQSVHVPIYDFKTHQRCSDSFRQVNASDVIILEGILVFHDQCVRDLMNMKIFVDADADVRLARRISRDTVERGRDIQSVLEQYAKFVKPAFDNFILPSKKFADVIIPRGGENHVAIDLIVQHIRTKLGQHDLCKIYPNVNVIHSTFQIRGMHTLIRDREISKHDFVFYSDRLIRLVVEHGLGYLPFLEKQVFTPTGSVYTGVEFCKKLCGVSIIRSGESMENALRACCKGIKIGKILIHRDGDNGKQLIYEKLPKDISERHVLLLDPVLATGNSANQAIELLIKKGVPESSIIFLNLISAPEGIQCVCNRFPSLKIVTSEIDAKLNEEFRVIPGLGEFGDRYFGTDDYFVPIE